One segment of Cutaneotrichosporon cavernicola HIS019 DNA, chromosome: 4 DNA contains the following:
- a CDS encoding uncharacterized protein (Protein of unknown function (DUF521)): MTVCSSIEPSCTKPTAPHLLVPGTASGPLLYSDTPLSFWGGTDPASGVIVDVHHPLSGRCMAGHVLALPAGRGSCSGSLGVLECIVSGNGPVALVLAEADEIMALGALVAGTVFGQSIPVAVIGKDKYARLAKATSVSICGGMLNASLDGGRLAIPLISLDRLTPEVELDERDKDMLAGKKGQGRKEAMELVVAMARMYGATSLTSVTRAHIDAVIYVGPATLAFAKHFARLGARFAVPTTINAISAPREWQALGVPPSEAGPALALPAAYESLGADGSSRTCAPYFLPSPPVVGESVGWAESNAVVFANSVLGARTLKYPDMLDVAVALTGRAPLAGQHVDAARLPSVRVDAAAAAAEPGSLFWPLLGYCVGAVAGHDVVVVCGLEDSTPRQSDLKAFGAAFGTSSGSPMFHIRGVTPEAPAYVEFDVERTVSVGRAELAAAWEGLNSAQGEDVGLVALGNPHLAVAEFVELAELVRPLLERGVRAEVPFVLTAGRHVVSEAEERGLLEPLRRFGATVVEDACWCMINAPVVPEVAQSVVTNSAKYAHYGPGGVGKPMYFASTAECVQAAVSARCTRQLPTWLA; this comes from the coding sequence ATGACGGTCTGCTCTAGTATCGAGCCGAGCTGCACCAAACCCACGGCCCCACACCTCCTCGTTCCCGGCACGGCCTCGGGCCCTCTCCTGTATTCGGACACGCCCCTTTCTTTTTGGGGCGGGACGGATCCGGCTTCGGGGGTGATAGTCGACGTGCACCATCCCCTTTCTGGGCGATGTATGGCCGgccacgtcctcgcccttccGGCGGGACGCGGGAGTTGTTCCGGTTCCCTCGGTGTTTTGGAGTGTATCGTGTCTGGAAACGGACCGGTCGCTTTGGTGttggccgaggccgacgagatTATGGCCCTCGGTGCACTGGTGGCCGGTACGGTGTTTGGACAGAGTATACCAGTGGCAGTTATTGGAAAAGACAAGTATGCGCGGTTGGCTAAAGCGACGTCGGTGTCGATTTGTGGGGGAATGCTCAACGCTTCTTTGGACGGTGGAAGACTGGCCATTCCGCTCATTTCGCTTGACCGGCTCACTCCCGAAGTGGAGCTGGACGAGAGAGATAAGGACATGTTAGCGGGAAAGAAGGGACAGGGACGTAAAGAGGCGAtggagctcgtcgtcgccatggCGAGGATGTATGGCGCCACATCACTTACAAGCGTCACTCGCGCCCATATCGATGCGGTCATTTATGTCGGGCCTGCAACTCTGGCTTTTGCGAAACACTTCGCCCGCCTGGGCGCCCGATTCGCCGTTCCAACAACGATCAATGCCATCTCGGCCCCACGCGAATGGCAGGCCCTCGGCGTACCCCCATCCGAGGCTGGGCCGGCCTTAGCCTTACCAGCGGCATACGAGAGTCTTGGAGCCGACGGATCTTCCAGGACTTGCGCACCGTACTTTCTTCCCTCGCCACCTGTGGTTGGTGAGAGCGTGGGTTGGGCCGAGAGTAACGCCGTCGTATTCGCCAAtagcgtcctcggcgcccgcACACTCAAATATCCCGACATGCTGGATGTGGCCGTCGCGTTGACAGGCCGCGCTCCTCTTGCTGGACAGCATGTCGATGCCGCAAGATTGCCGAGCGTACGCGTcgatgcggcggcggcggcagcggagCCGGGAAGCCTCTTCTGGCCCCTCCTCGGATACTGCGTGGGTGCTGTGGCGGGACATGATGTGGTCGTTGTGTGTGGGCTCGAGGACTCGACGCCACGGCAGAGCGACCTCAAGGCCTTTGGAGCAGCTTTCGGGACGTCTTCCGGCTCTCCAATGTTCCATATTCGCGGAGTCACACCTGAAGCGCCGGCGTATGTCGAgttcgacgtcgagcggaCTGTTAGCGTTGGGCGTGCCGAACTCGCTGCCGCTTGGGAAGGCCTCAATTCTGCGCAGGGGGAGgatgtcggcctcgtcgcaCTCGGTAATCCCCACCTCGCCGTTGCTGAGTTCGTAGAACTCGCCGAACTCGTACGCCCGCTTCTGGAACGGGGAGTTCGCGCCGAGGTGCCCTTCGTCCTCACTGCTGGTCGGCACGTCGTCTCTGAAgcagaggagaggggacTCCTTGAGCCGCTGCGCCGCTTTGGCGCCactgtcgtcgaggacgcgtgCTGGTGCATGATCAATGCGCCTGTCGTGCCCGAGGTCGCGCAGAGCGTGGTAACCAACTCGGCCAAGTACGCACACTACGGACCTGGCGGGGTCGGCAAGCCCATGTACTTTGCCAGCACGGCTGAATGTGTCCAGGCAGCGGTGAGTGCGCGATGCACACGACAACTGCCGACTTGGCTGGCATGA
- the XK27_02070 gene encoding uncharacterized protein (nitroreductase), protein MTNSVSSAQLFAALRARRSVYAIKPSSPISDSAIRELVEAAIHLAPTAYNSQTPRIALVFGDKHKRVWDAMWIENQKTFPDAEFEAAQRKKWENGFMSGYGSIVFFDDRKTLEEFIAKMPHRKVELTAWSKNGTGILQHTVWTALAAEGLGASLQHFPQISTTADAALRKVIDVPEEWECTAIMPFGEIVQHPAEKPKLPVSELVKVFD, encoded by the exons ATGACCAACTCCGTCTCGTCGGCACAGCTCTTTGCGGCCCTCAGAGCCCGGCGGTCCGTATACGCCATCAagcccagctcgcccaTCTCCGACTCTGCCATccgcgagctggtcgaggcggcgatcCACCTCGCTCCGACAGCATATAATTCACAGACGCCGCGCATCGCCCTCGTGTTTGGCGACAAGCACAAGCGCGTATGGGACGCCATGTGGATCGAGAACCAGAAGACGTTCCCTGATG CCGAGTTCGAGGCGGCACAGCGCAAAAAGTGGGAGAATGGGTTCATGAGCGGTTATGGGAGTATTGTGTTCTTCGATGACAGGAAGACACTCGAGGAGTTCATTGCCAAGATGCCACAccgcaaggtcgagcttACGGCGTGGAGCAAGAACGGCACGGGCATCCTCCAACACACAGTTTGGActgcgctggcggcggagggACTCGGGGCTAGTCTGCAGCACTTTCCCCAGATTTCAACgacggccgacgccgcACTGCGCAAGGTCATCGACGTTCctgaggagtgggag TGCACGGCCATCATGCCGTTCGGTGAGATCGTGCAGCACCCTGCCGAGAAGCCCAAGCTGCCCGTCTcggagctcgtcaaggtcTTCGACTAG